In the Klebsiella aerogenes KCTC 2190 genome, one interval contains:
- the ebgA gene encoding beta-galactosidase subunit alpha encodes MNRWENLQLTHENRLPPRAYFFSYDSLAQARTFARETSSRFLSLSGQWNFRFFTNPLLVPESFTSRFQDEWGPITVPGMWQMEGHGQLQYTDEGFPFPIDVPYVPTDNPTGAYQRLFTVGDGWQGKQTIIKFDGVETYFEVYVNGQYIGFSKGSRLTAEFDISAAVQTGDNLLCVRVMQWADSTYIEDQDMWWSAGIFRDVYLVGKNPLHVQDFTVRTDFNDDYIDAILSCQLTLENLAPQTTAATLEYTLFDGEKALYSGNVGQLQVSQQLNTGFTIDVSAPQQWSAESPYLYHLVLTLKNAAGEVLEIIPQRVGFRDIKVRDGLFYINNRYVMLHGVNRHDNDHLKGRAVGMDRVEKDLLLMKQHNINSVRTAHYPNDPRFYEMCDIYGLFVMAETDVESHGFANVGNLSAITDDPAWEHIYVERIVRHVHAQKNHPSIVIWSLGNESGYGCNIRAMYHATKALDDTRLVHYEEDRDAEVVDIISTMYTRVPLMNEFGEHPHEKPRIICEYAHAMGNGPGGLTEYQNVFYQHDCIQGHYVWEWCDHGIQASDDNGTVWYKFGGDYGDYPNNYNFCLDGLIFSDQTPGPGLREYKQVIAPVKVQARDICRGELRVENKLWFSTLDDYTLRVEVRAEGETLSSQLLKVQDLAPNSGRDLQIALPQLDEREAFVNIMVTKDSRTPYSEANHDIAVYQFPLKARTAARTPLLNASATPLQIVDERLSYTICGHNFRVVFSKVSGKLSEWQVNGVDQVTREPKINFFKPMIDNHKQEYEGLWQPAHLQIMQEHLREFSAEIEGETVVITTRSVIAPPVFDFGMRCTYRWQITPQGHINVELAGERYGDYPHIVPCIGFMLGINGEFDQVNYYGRGPGENYADSQQSNIIDIWHTTVDDMFVNYPFPQNNGNRQHVRWASFSDRHGSGLLVVPRNPLNVSAWHFTAENLHAAQHCNELQRSDDITLNIDAQLLGLGSNSWGSEVLDSWRVWLNTFNYGFTLLPLEGGCGTSQVLANHSFGAGFFSPVAHSEAEQ; translated from the coding sequence ATGAATCGCTGGGAAAACCTTCAACTCACTCATGAAAACAGGCTGCCGCCGCGGGCGTATTTCTTCTCTTACGACTCACTGGCCCAGGCGCGGACCTTCGCCCGCGAAACCAGTAGCCGCTTCCTGTCCCTCAGCGGGCAGTGGAACTTCCGCTTCTTCACCAACCCGCTGCTGGTACCGGAGAGCTTTACCTCGCGCTTTCAGGACGAGTGGGGGCCGATTACCGTGCCGGGCATGTGGCAGATGGAAGGCCACGGCCAGCTGCAGTACACCGACGAAGGTTTCCCCTTCCCCATCGACGTGCCCTATGTCCCGACCGATAACCCGACCGGCGCCTACCAGCGCCTGTTCACCGTCGGCGACGGCTGGCAAGGCAAGCAAACCATCATCAAATTCGATGGCGTCGAAACCTATTTCGAAGTCTACGTTAACGGCCAGTACATCGGCTTTAGCAAAGGCAGCCGCCTGACCGCCGAGTTCGATATCAGCGCGGCGGTGCAAACCGGCGACAACCTGCTGTGCGTGCGCGTGATGCAGTGGGCGGACTCCACCTATATTGAAGATCAGGACATGTGGTGGTCGGCGGGCATTTTCCGCGACGTCTATCTGGTGGGGAAAAATCCGCTGCACGTACAGGACTTCACCGTGCGCACCGATTTTAACGATGACTACATCGACGCGATCCTCTCCTGCCAGCTGACGCTGGAAAACCTGGCTCCGCAGACGACGGCGGCGACGCTGGAATATACCCTGTTCGACGGCGAAAAGGCGCTTTATTCGGGCAACGTCGGTCAACTGCAGGTCAGCCAGCAGCTAAACACCGGCTTCACGATTGATGTGAGCGCGCCGCAGCAGTGGTCGGCGGAAAGCCCGTATCTCTATCATCTGGTGCTGACGTTAAAAAACGCCGCCGGCGAGGTGCTGGAAATCATTCCGCAGCGCGTCGGTTTCCGCGATATCAAAGTGCGTGACGGCTTGTTCTACATCAACAACCGCTACGTAATGCTGCACGGCGTGAACCGCCACGATAACGACCATCTGAAAGGCCGCGCGGTCGGCATGGATCGCGTGGAAAAAGATCTGCTGTTGATGAAGCAGCACAACATCAACTCGGTACGCACCGCCCACTATCCGAACGACCCGCGTTTCTATGAAATGTGCGATATCTACGGACTGTTCGTGATGGCGGAAACCGACGTGGAGTCCCACGGTTTCGCCAACGTCGGCAACCTCAGCGCCATCACCGACGACCCGGCCTGGGAACACATCTACGTTGAGCGCATCGTGCGCCACGTGCACGCGCAGAAAAACCATCCGTCGATCGTCATCTGGTCGCTGGGTAACGAATCCGGCTATGGCTGCAACATCCGCGCCATGTACCACGCCACCAAAGCGCTGGATGATACCCGGCTGGTGCACTACGAAGAGGATCGCGACGCCGAGGTGGTGGATATCATCTCCACCATGTACACCCGCGTGCCGCTGATGAACGAATTTGGCGAGCATCCGCATGAAAAACCACGCATTATCTGTGAGTACGCCCATGCGATGGGCAACGGTCCCGGCGGATTAACTGAATATCAGAATGTTTTTTACCAGCACGACTGTATCCAGGGCCACTACGTGTGGGAATGGTGCGACCACGGGATCCAGGCCAGCGACGATAACGGTACGGTGTGGTACAAATTTGGCGGCGATTACGGCGACTACCCGAACAACTACAACTTCTGCCTCGATGGTCTGATTTTCTCCGACCAGACGCCGGGGCCGGGCCTGCGCGAATACAAGCAGGTCATCGCCCCGGTGAAAGTACAGGCACGGGATATCTGCCGCGGCGAACTGCGGGTGGAAAACAAACTGTGGTTCTCCACTCTCGATGACTACACCCTGCGCGTTGAAGTGCGCGCCGAAGGCGAAACGCTCTCCAGTCAGCTGCTGAAAGTGCAAGACCTGGCGCCGAACAGCGGCCGCGACCTGCAAATCGCCCTGCCGCAGCTCGACGAGCGTGAGGCGTTCGTCAACATCATGGTGACCAAAGATTCGCGCACCCCGTATAGCGAAGCCAATCACGATATCGCCGTCTATCAGTTCCCACTTAAAGCGCGAACCGCCGCGCGAACCCCGCTGTTAAACGCCAGCGCCACGCCGCTGCAGATTGTCGATGAACGCCTCAGCTACACCATCTGCGGCCATAACTTCCGCGTGGTGTTCAGCAAGGTCAGCGGCAAACTGAGCGAATGGCAGGTCAACGGCGTCGACCAGGTAACCCGCGAGCCGAAGATTAACTTCTTCAAACCAATGATTGATAACCATAAACAGGAATACGAAGGACTGTGGCAGCCGGCCCACCTGCAGATAATGCAGGAGCATCTGCGCGAATTCAGCGCTGAAATAGAGGGCGAAACGGTGGTGATCACCACCCGCAGCGTGATTGCGCCGCCGGTGTTCGACTTCGGTATGCGCTGTACCTATCGCTGGCAGATTACCCCGCAGGGCCACATCAACGTTGAGCTGGCCGGCGAGCGCTACGGCGACTATCCACACATTGTCCCGTGCATCGGCTTTATGCTGGGCATTAACGGTGAGTTCGACCAGGTGAACTACTACGGCCGCGGGCCGGGCGAGAACTACGCCGACAGCCAGCAAAGCAACATCATTGATATCTGGCATACCACCGTCGACGATATGTTCGTCAATTATCCATTCCCGCAGAACAACGGTAATCGTCAGCACGTGCGCTGGGCATCGTTCAGCGACCGCCACGGCAGCGGTCTGCTGGTCGTTCCGCGCAATCCGCTCAACGTCAGCGCATGGCACTTTACGGCAGAAAACCTGCACGCCGCCCAGCACTGCAACGAACTGCAGCGCAGCGATGACATCACCCTGAATATCGATGCACAACTGCTCGGCCTCGGCTCCAACTCCTGGGGCAGCGAAGTGCTGGATAGCTGGCGCGTCTGGCTCAACACCTTCAACTATGGCTTTACGCTGCTGCCGCTGGAGGGCGGATGCGGCACCTCGCAGGTACTGGCGAACCATAGCTTCGGCGCCGGTTTCTTTTCCCCCGTTGCACACAGCGAGGCTGAACAATGA
- a CDS encoding beta-galactosidase subunit beta: MRILDNLEQFKQVYHSGRKWQRCVEAINNIDNIRPGVAHSIGDSLSYRVETDSTTDALFVGNRRYFEVHYYLQGQQKIEFAAKENLQTVACYRDETDREYLKGIGETVKVHEGQMVICDIDEAYRFICDAPVKKVVLRVTVEDGYFLNK; encoded by the coding sequence ATGAGAATTCTCGATAATTTAGAACAGTTTAAGCAGGTTTATCATAGCGGCCGCAAATGGCAGCGCTGCGTGGAAGCCATCAATAACATCGACAACATCCGCCCGGGCGTGGCGCATTCCATTGGCGATTCTCTCTCCTATCGGGTGGAAACCGATAGTACGACCGACGCGCTATTTGTCGGCAACCGCCGCTACTTTGAGGTGCACTATTACCTGCAAGGGCAGCAGAAAATCGAGTTTGCCGCCAAAGAAAATCTGCAAACCGTCGCCTGCTACCGCGACGAAACCGATCGCGAGTACCTGAAAGGGATCGGTGAAACGGTGAAGGTTCACGAAGGGCAGATGGTGATTTGCGATATCGACGAAGCCTACCGCTTTATCTGCGATGCGCCGGTAAAAAAAGTGGTGCTGCGAGTCACGGTTGAAGACGGATACTTCCTCAATAAGTAA
- a CDS encoding amino acid permease, whose translation MSESVRAKIGKFALLSMAFTAVFNVRNIVNNNIELGLSSAPIFLFATIVYFIPFVFIIAEFVSANKHSESGMYAWLKQPLGTRAAYLGSFLYWFVNLFFFLSLLPNVVAYASYAITGYAIPFSPMVTSLISIVLFAMATHISTKGATWLGKISECVAYGVFALFAIYVVGALTALGSGHVPAQPITLAAMEPTINWATLGIMCWIFQAAGGAETVAAYLNDTKGGQKSFIKVIITAGVLIGGMYALGSLLVNVFVARENLTYAGGMVEIFTGLGAYFHISEALMGRFVGIILFIAIFGSMMMWTAAPVKIHFSEIPKGIYGQKTTELNAHGVPVRAAWWQFLFVFLMLIVNGFGSASVQQMMNTAINLTAGTAMLPPLFIMAAYFVFRWKHDDTPRDFRMGSRKVGMSVVSMLIVIFVVSMTASAFPPGVDLVNAFFINVFMTAVFSGLAWWWLTRFEKKQQRLRAAAPVNAAAAGK comes from the coding sequence ATGTCCGAGTCTGTACGTGCCAAAATCGGCAAGTTCGCGCTGCTATCGATGGCCTTTACCGCCGTCTTTAACGTGCGAAATATCGTCAATAATAACATCGAGTTAGGTCTCAGTTCCGCGCCTATCTTCTTATTCGCCACTATCGTTTACTTTATCCCGTTCGTGTTTATCATCGCCGAATTCGTCTCGGCCAATAAACACTCCGAATCCGGGATGTACGCGTGGCTGAAGCAGCCGCTGGGTACCCGCGCCGCCTATCTTGGTTCCTTCCTCTACTGGTTTGTGAACCTGTTCTTTTTCCTCTCGCTGTTGCCGAACGTAGTGGCCTACGCCTCATACGCGATCACCGGGTACGCGATCCCCTTCTCGCCGATGGTGACCTCGCTTATCTCCATCGTGCTGTTCGCCATGGCCACCCATATATCCACCAAGGGGGCGACCTGGCTGGGTAAAATTTCCGAATGCGTGGCCTACGGCGTGTTCGCTTTGTTCGCGATTTACGTCGTCGGCGCGCTGACCGCACTGGGTTCCGGTCACGTCCCGGCGCAGCCGATTACCCTGGCGGCGATGGAGCCGACCATCAACTGGGCGACGCTCGGTATCATGTGCTGGATTTTCCAGGCCGCGGGCGGCGCGGAAACCGTTGCCGCCTACCTCAACGACACCAAGGGCGGGCAGAAATCCTTTATTAAAGTCATCATCACCGCCGGGGTGCTGATTGGCGGTATGTATGCCTTAGGTTCGCTGCTGGTTAACGTCTTTGTTGCCCGTGAAAACCTGACCTACGCCGGCGGAATGGTGGAAATCTTTACCGGTCTCGGCGCCTACTTCCACATTTCTGAAGCGCTGATGGGCCGCTTCGTCGGCATCATTCTGTTTATCGCCATCTTCGGCAGCATGATGATGTGGACCGCCGCGCCGGTCAAAATCCACTTCTCGGAAATCCCGAAAGGTATCTACGGCCAGAAAACCACCGAGTTGAACGCTCACGGCGTGCCGGTACGCGCCGCCTGGTGGCAGTTCCTGTTCGTCTTCCTGATGTTGATTGTTAACGGCTTCGGTTCCGCCAGCGTGCAGCAGATGATGAACACCGCCATTAACCTCACCGCCGGCACCGCCATGCTGCCGCCGCTGTTCATCATGGCCGCCTACTTCGTCTTCCGCTGGAAACACGATGACACGCCGCGCGACTTCCGTATGGGCTCAAGGAAAGTGGGCATGAGCGTGGTATCGATGCTGATAGTGATTTTCGTGGTTAGCATGACCGCTTCCGCCTTCCCGCCGGGCGTCGATCTGGTTAACGCTTTCTTTATCAACGTCTTTATGACCGCGGTCTTCTCCGGCCTGGCGTGGTGGTGGCTCACCCGCTTTGAAAAAAAGCAGCAACGTCTGCGCGCCGCGGCGCCGGTTAACGCTGCCGCCGCCGGTAAATAA